AATTTCCTGTTGCAACTCTATTAACTCCTCTTGATAATCTAAATGAAAGAAGAGTATGACCTTCAGGAACTATCAATGAAGCATATTTTTTCCTTAATTCATTGATGGCTACAGCAGAAAGTTCGGTTTCTGATCTGGACAGAAGTTTTTTATCCTTTATCCAGTAAAGTTCTTGAGTAAGTTTGATATTTCCATTTTGTTTTGATTGTTTAAGCAGCAGAACAACATCAGCATTTTGCGGTTCTTTTAAAAGATTGTCTACTTCATTTATATTTACAGGAGCATTTATAAGTTCAAATCTTTCTGTATTTTTTAGTTCTCTGTAATAACCTTCACCAACTGCCCATTCTGTATTTCCTTGAGCATATAAAATTTTGATTTTTGATTTAGGTATTTTAAATAAAAGAGAGTTTTCTTTTGGTAAATTAATATTTCCTTCTATGATTATAGCTTTGGAAGAGTTTTCTTCAACGCTTACAACCTCTGCAGAGCCAATTATTTTTTCAGATTTACCTATAATCTGCCTTGTAACAGGATGAATTAAAGGCATGGTTTCTTCAAAAAGAACTACCCTTTGTCCCTTTTTTATTCCATCTTTAGCTCCTTTATCAAAAGTTAATTCATTATTTTCTAATTTAATAACCTTGCCAGTAATTATAGGGAAATATGATAAAAGACTTTCTTTAAAGTTTTGAAAATAATCAACCTGAGCATAACCTTGTTTTGTTAGCAAGATGAAAAGAAAAAGAAATAAAAATATTGAACACTTTTTAAAGTAATGCATTTTAAAGTTTATACTAAATACCTTTTTGAAGTCAAAAATTTTAATGATTAGTAAAGAATGCTATATTTCATCTACTGCCCCTTCAATCCAGTTTCTTTATCCAGAGTATTATCTAAGAGGTTTTTTATGGTATATTTAAACAGAGATGAAAAAATTCATATTAATTTTTGCTGCTATAGTTGTTATCGCAATTTTACTTATAACTCTTGATTATATGGATAAAGAATCTCAAATAAAAGTAAGGGTCTCAATGGAAGGCTCTTTTTTTAAAGATGCAGAATTTATTCAAAAAAAGGATGGGCAGGTGAAGCTACAACTTTCCTCAAAAGAAGCTTTTATGAGCGATGATGGAAAATTAATGGATATGAAATATCTCACTATGTTTTTTCCTGAAAAGGAATTTACTGTAAAGTCTCAAAGAGGATTTTACTATCCTGAATCAGGTGATCTCATTTTGACTGATGGAATTGAAGGGCTTTCAAAGGATTATAGAGTTTATGGCACAGAAGCATACTGGAGTGCAAAGGACAAGACCCTTTATTCAGAGAAACCCCTTAAAGTTGTAAGTAGTAAATTTTCTATAGAAGGAAGTTCTGGTAAAGCCAGTGCAGATTTGATAGAATTAAAGAAAGGGGTGGTAGCAATTGTCTATTCCAAGAAGTAGTCTTATAGCTATATTAATTTTTCTTCTTTTTATTAATCCAGTTCTTGCTGAAGAGAAAAAGGAAATGCCTCAACCTATAATAATAACTTCAAAAACTCTTATTAATGACAGCAAAGCAAAGACAGCGACATTTGAAGGAGATGTTGTGGCTAAAAGAGGAGAAGTTACTTTATATGCTGCCAAAATGATTGTATATTATGAAGATGAACAAAAAGGCGGTAATATAAAAATGATAGAAGCAATAGGAAATGTAAAGCTTGTAAAAGGAGATAGAGTTATAACATCCCATAAAGCAACATACTATCCTGAACCAGAGGAACGAGTAATTTTCACAGGAGAACCCAGGGCAACAGAAGGGAAAAATCTTGTTACAGGAGAAAAAATAACATATTTTATGAAAGATGACAGGTCATTGGTAGAAAAAAGTAAAGTTTACTTGAAAGAGAAAAAATCAGAAAAATGAGCAATACTCTGAAAGTTGAAAAATTAAAAAAGAGCTTTGGTAAAAAGGAAGCGGTTAAAGGTGTCAGCTTTAAAGTAGAAAGTGGAGAAGTTGTTGGTTTATTAGGACCTAATGGTGCAGGAAAAACAACAACATTTTACATGATAACAGGAATAATAAAGCCTGATAATGGAAACATTTTTCTTGATGATAAAAATATTTCATCAATGCCAATTTATGAGAGAGCAAAACTCGGATTAGGCTATCTTCCACAGGAACCCTCTATATTTAGAAAACTAACAGTTAGGGATAATTTAAAAGCTGTTCTTGAAATCAAATATGAAAATGATAAAGATGCTTTAGCTAAGATTGATGAAGAAGTTAATGATATTCTTAAAGAATTTAATCTGTTAGAGTTTGCGGACAGAGAAGGTTACAAGCTTTCAGGTGGAGAAAGAAGAAGAGCTGAGATTGCAAGGGCGATATCATTAAAACCGATTTTTATGCTTTTTGATGAGCCTTTTGCAGGCATAGACCCTTTGGCTGTGGTTGAATTAAAAAAAACAATAAAGCACCTTAAAGACAAAGGAATTGGAGTAATAATAACAGATCATAATGTAAGAGAAACTCTTTCCATAACAGATAGAGCTTTTATAATCCACAATGGTAAGCTGCTTGCTGAAGGCTCTCCAGATACTCTTGTTAATGATCCTGTTGTAAGAGAAGCTTATCTTGGAGAGGAGTTTAAACTATAATGGGACTTGAACAAAGAACTGATTTAAGACTTACTCAAAAACTGGCACTTACACCCCAGCTTCAACTTCAACTCAAGCTTCTTCAGTTACCACAGCTTGAGCTGAGTCAATATATTCAGCTTGAGTTAATGGAAAATCCAATACTTGAACTGGATGAAGAAACTGAAAATATTCAGGAAAATGAAGTTTCTTCTGAAGAATATGAAGAACCTGTAGCTGTTGATAAGCTGGAAAAAATAATGATAGATGAGTATTTTGCTGAAAGGGCAGATGATGGCAGAGATCTTGGCTATTTTAATCCTGGCGTAGAAGAAAAGCCATCTTTTGAACTTTTTTACTCCACAACTACTGACTTATGGGAACATCTATTGTGGCAATTAAGATTAAGTAAAGCTCCAGATAAAATAAGAGCAGTTGCTGAAGTGGTTATAGGAAATATTGATGAGGATGGGTATCTTAAGGCTACAGAAGAAGAAATAGCAAAAATGTCAGATACAGACAATGAAACTGTTAAACAGGCAATTGCTCTTGTTCAGGAATTTGATCCGGCGGGAGTTGCAGCAAGGGATATTAAAGAATGTTTAATCCTACAGATTAAAGCACTGGGACTGGGAGATACTCTGGTTCAATCTTTTATTGAAGAACATCTTGAAGATATAAAAAAGAAAAAATATGAAAATATCGCAAAAAGATTTGGCATTTCAATTGATGAAGTTATTAAGTCTGTAAAAATTATAGAGAAACTTGAACCAAGACCAGGGAGAAACTTTTCTAAAACACAGGTTAATATTCCGGTTCCCGATGTGTATGTAACTAAAGTTGAAGGTGAATATCAGATTATATTGAATGACGAAGGCATTCCAAAGCTGAGATTGAGCAAAATTTATAGAGAGCTTTTTACAGAAAAAAATCTGCCTGTTCAGGAAAAAAAGTATTTAAGAGAAAAGTTTAAAAATGCTGTGGAACTATTAAGGAGCATAGAACAGAGAAATAAAACAATTTACAGAGTAACCGAAAGTTTGGTTAAATTCCAAAAAGAGTTTTTTGATAAAGGAGTGAGTTATGTAAAACCTCTTAACTTAAAAGATATAGCACAGGACCTTGGGCTTCATGAAAGCACAATAAGTAGAGTAACTTCCAACAAGTATCTTGCTTGTGAACATGGCTTATTCAACTTTAGATTTTTTTTCAGTAATGCTCTATCATCTAATCATGGCGGTATTTCTACTACACTTGTAAAAGATTTAATTCAAAAGATTATAAATGAAGAAAACCATACAAATCCTTTGTCTGACAAGGAAATTTCAGATATGCTTAAAAAACAAGGTATAGATATTGCACGACGAACTGTTGCAAAATATAGAGAAGAACTCAAAATACCACCCAAGCCTTTAAGAAAACTAAAAAATTATTAAGGAGGAAAGATATGAAAATAACCATCAGAGGAAAGAACATTGACGTTACAGAAGCATTGAAGCAGTATATTGAAAAGAGAGTAACTAAATTTGAAAGATTTTTAACTGACACATCAGAGGCTATTGTAACAATAAGTACTGAAAAGTTTACGCATAAAATAGATGTTCTTCTAAAGGTAGATGGACATTTAATTCAAGCTGAAGGGAAGACTGAAGACCTTTATTCAGCAGTTGACCAAGTTGTAGAGAAACTTGAAAAGCAGGTATTAAAATATAAAGAAAAAGTCCAGAATAAGAATAAAAAAGAAACAATTAAATATCCATCCGCATTGTCCGAAGAAGTAGAGACTGCTAAGAGAATTGTTAAATATAAAAAATTTGATTTAAGACCAATGTCTCCTGAGGAAGCAGTAGACCAATTAGAACTTCTGGATAAAGATTTCTTTATCTTTATTAATTCATTCAGCGGAGATGTTAATGTTATATATAAAAGA
The Thermodesulfovibrio yellowstonii DSM 11347 DNA segment above includes these coding regions:
- the lptC gene encoding LPS export ABC transporter periplasmic protein LptC, yielding MKKFILIFAAIVVIAILLITLDYMDKESQIKVRVSMEGSFFKDAEFIQKKDGQVKLQLSSKEAFMSDDGKLMDMKYLTMFFPEKEFTVKSQRGFYYPESGDLILTDGIEGLSKDYRVYGTEAYWSAKDKTLYSEKPLKVVSSKFSIEGSSGKASADLIELKKGVVAIVYSKK
- the lptA gene encoding lipopolysaccharide transport periplasmic protein LptA, with product MSIPRSSLIAILIFLLFINPVLAEEKKEMPQPIIITSKTLINDSKAKTATFEGDVVAKRGEVTLYAAKMIVYYEDEQKGGNIKMIEAIGNVKLVKGDRVITSHKATYYPEPEERVIFTGEPRATEGKNLVTGEKITYFMKDDRSLVEKSKVYLKEKKSEK
- the lptB gene encoding LPS export ABC transporter ATP-binding protein, which gives rise to MSNTLKVEKLKKSFGKKEAVKGVSFKVESGEVVGLLGPNGAGKTTTFYMITGIIKPDNGNIFLDDKNISSMPIYERAKLGLGYLPQEPSIFRKLTVRDNLKAVLEIKYENDKDALAKIDEEVNDILKEFNLLEFADREGYKLSGGERRRAEIARAISLKPIFMLFDEPFAGIDPLAVVELKKTIKHLKDKGIGVIITDHNVRETLSITDRAFIIHNGKLLAEGSPDTLVNDPVVREAYLGEEFKL
- the rpoN gene encoding RNA polymerase factor sigma-54 yields the protein MGLEQRTDLRLTQKLALTPQLQLQLKLLQLPQLELSQYIQLELMENPILELDEETENIQENEVSSEEYEEPVAVDKLEKIMIDEYFAERADDGRDLGYFNPGVEEKPSFELFYSTTTDLWEHLLWQLRLSKAPDKIRAVAEVVIGNIDEDGYLKATEEEIAKMSDTDNETVKQAIALVQEFDPAGVAARDIKECLILQIKALGLGDTLVQSFIEEHLEDIKKKKYENIAKRFGISIDEVIKSVKIIEKLEPRPGRNFSKTQVNIPVPDVYVTKVEGEYQIILNDEGIPKLRLSKIYRELFTEKNLPVQEKKYLREKFKNAVELLRSIEQRNKTIYRVTESLVKFQKEFFDKGVSYVKPLNLKDIAQDLGLHESTISRVTSNKYLACEHGLFNFRFFFSNALSSNHGGISTTLVKDLIQKIINEENHTNPLSDKEISDMLKKQGIDIARRTVAKYREELKIPPKPLRKLKNY
- the hpf gene encoding ribosome hibernation-promoting factor, HPF/YfiA family, coding for MKITIRGKNIDVTEALKQYIEKRVTKFERFLTDTSEAIVTISTEKFTHKIDVLLKVDGHLIQAEGKTEDLYSAVDQVVEKLEKQVLKYKEKVQNKNKKETIKYPSALSEEVETAKRIVKYKKFDLRPMSPEEAVDQLELLDKDFFIFINSFSGDVNVIYKRKDGNFGLIEPAR